The following are encoded together in the Triticum dicoccoides isolate Atlit2015 ecotype Zavitan chromosome 6B, WEW_v2.0, whole genome shotgun sequence genome:
- the LOC119324659 gene encoding riboflavin biosynthesis protein PYRR, chloroplastic-like, with protein sequence MPPPPVAAPAPAAPYPLPLRLAPVRRRLPAVPRAVSVAASHAHDAAFLRRAADVADRSAGLTCPHPNFGCVIARPEPYGPEEARVVGEGFLYAQGTRCAELLAAEEAGERARGATAYLNLEPGDCYGDSTAVSSLVQSGITRVVVGLRHPLKHLRGKAIQSLRSEGIQVDIVGEDLQSKLFKEALTSCLIVNAPLLYRAAFRVPFSVLKYAMTADGKIAASSGHASWVSGRASRGRVFELRGRSDAVIVGGNTVRRDDPRLTARHVKGHVPVRIVMSQTCNLPEEANLWNVHEAYTIVATQRGARRDFQKKLAMKGVEVVEFDMLNPRDVMSYCYDRGYLSVLWECGGTLSAAAISARVIHKVYAFCAPKIIGGVTAPTPVGDLGMNQMTQAIDLIDVSYEQIDRDMLMSGFIQPIPDLSPVIPSADEIPSDDPEVSPYETNIISFYKTWDTFGAFSNFSPHPIDIPDEKGDCLSWPTVEHYYQAHKFVGVDNPQARDIVQEIKQARSPEEAARIGRTRQREFPELIRPDWESMKIDVMYRALKCKFSTYAHLTEMLLSTAGSVLVEASPHDLFWGGGREGEGLNYLGRLLMQLRSEILGTVRIGVEARGQEA encoded by the exons atgccgccgccgccggtggCCGCGCCTGCCCCGGCGGCACCCTACCCTCTCCCGCTCCGCCTCGCGCCCGTCCGGCGCCGCCTCCCCGCCGTCCCGCGAGCCGTATCCGTCGCGGCATCCCACGCGCACGACGCCGCCTtcctccgccgcgccgccgacGTGGCCGACCGCTCCGCGGGGCTCACCTGCCCGCACCCCAACTTCGGCTGCGTCATCGCCCGGCCCGAGCCCTACGGCCCGGAGGAGGCCCGCGTGGTCGGGGAGGGGTTCCTCTACGCGCAGGGCACGCGCTGCGCCGAGCTcctcgccgccgaggaggccggcgaGCGCGCCCGCGGCGCCACCGCCTACCTCAACCTCGAGCCAGGCGACTGCTACGGGGACAGCACCGCCGTCTCCTCCCTCGTGCAG TCAGGAATTACAAGAGTTGTGGTGGGTCTTAGACATCCCTTGAAGCACTTGAGAGGGAAAGCGATTCAATCATTGCGAAGTGAAGGCATTCAGGTCGATATTGTGGGGGAAGATCTCCAGAGCAAATTGTTCAAG GAAGCCCTTACTTCATGCCTCATCGTAAATGCTCCATTACTTTACCGAGCTGCCTTTCGTGTTCCATTCTCTGTTCTGAAGTATGCTATGACTGCAGATG GAAAAATTGCAGCTAGTAGTGGGCATGCGTCTTGGGTAAGCGGCAGAGCATCCAGAGGCCGAGTATTTGAATTGCGTGGAAGAAGTGATGCTGTTATAGTTGGTGGGAATACAGTTCGCCGTGATG ATCCTCGATTAACTGCAAGGCATGTGAAGGGGCATGTTCCAGTGCGCATTGTAATGTCACAAACTTGTAACCTTCCTGAAGAAGCAAATTTATGGAATGTTCATGAGGCCTATACAATAGTTGCAACACAAAGAGGTGCTCGGAGAGATTTCCAAAAGAAGCTTGCTATGAAGGGTGTTGAAGTAGTGGAATTTGACATGCTAAATCCTAGAGATGTTATGTCATATTGTTATGATCGTGGTTACCTTTCTGTATTATGGGAGTGCGGTGGGACCCTATCAGCTGCTGCTATATCTGCAAGAGTTATTCACAAG GTTTATGCATTCTGTGCTCCAAAAATAATCGGTGGAGTAACTGCTCCAACACCAGTAGGTGACCTAGGGATGAATCAAATGACTCAGGCGATTGATTTAATTGATGTTTCATATGAGCAG ATTGACCGTGACATGCTCATGAGTGGATTCATCCAACCTATTCCTGATCTATCACCTGTAATACCATCTGCGGATGAAATACCTTCAGATGATCCAGAAGTATCTCCATATGAAACAAATATTATATCCTTTTACAAGACTTGGGATACCTTTGGGGCTTTCTCAAACTTTTCTCCTCATCCAATTGACATACCTGACGAAAAAGGAGATTGTTTGTCATGGCCAACAGTGGAGCACTATTACCAG GCACATAAGTTTGTTGGTGTTGACAATCCTCAAGCAAGAGATATTGTGCAAGAAATAAAGCAGGCAAGGAGccctgaagaagctgctagaataggAAGGACCCGGCAAAGAGAATTCCCTGAATTG ATACGGCCAGactgggagtcgatgaaaatcgatGTGATGTACAGAGCTCTGAAATGCAAGTTTTCAACTTACGCCCACCTGACTGAGATGCTGCTGTCGACGGCTGGCTCTGTCCTCGTCGAGGCATCACCCCATGACCTGTTCTGGGGCGGTGGGCGCGAGGGCGAGGGCCTGAATTACCTGGGTAGACTGCTGATGCAGCTGAGATCAGAGATTCTGGGAACGGTTCGAATTGGCGTTGAGGCTCGAGGACAGGAGGCGTGA
- the LOC119324656 gene encoding auxin-responsive protein IAA10-like isoform X2 gives MRGPGGGVGPGEPPPAAEEVVEENSGGEEELELGLCLGSRKLQLLQQPAPPAPCRILTARDLQPAAALSPDSSVSSSSPAAAKTDDGPAPAASLGTLASGHPQSFGVVGWPPIRTFRMNSLFGQAKDNASDAETKKAAADGSGSRKDKEEAEKKGRVPGWVKVNMDGEVIGRKVDLNAHRSYKTLALALEIMFTKPSAGLCASNSTKSLKLLDSSCEYQMTYEDRDGDWMLVGDVPWEMFVGSVKRLRIMRTSDASGLGPRFQANHRTAASTRGRT, from the exons ATGCGGGGGCCAGGAGGAGGAGTCGGGCCCGGCGAGCCGCCCCCGGccgcggaggaggtggtggaggagaacTCCGGCGGGGAGGAGGAGCTCGAGCTGGGGCTCTGCCTCGGGTCCAGGAAGCTGCAGCTGCTGCAGCAGCCGGCGCCGCCGGCGCCGTGCCGTATCCTGACGGCCAGGGACCTGCAGCCGGCGGCCGCGCTGTCGCCGGACTCCTCcgtgtcctcctcctcccccgccgcgGCCAAGACGGACGACGGCCCCGCGCCCGCCGCCTCGCTGGGGACCCTCGCCTCCGGCCACCCACAGAG CTTTGGAGTGGTGGGATGGCCACCGATAAGAACATTCAGGATGAACAGCCTGTTCGGCCAGGCGAAAGACAATGCCTCCGACGCCGAAACCAAGAAGGCTGCCGCCGATGGCTCCGGCTCGCGGAAAGACAAGGAGGAGGCCGAGAAGAAGGGCCGGGTGCCCGGGTGGGTGAAGGTGAACATGGATGGGGAGGTCATTGGGAGGAAGGTGGACCTCAATGCCCATCGCTCCTACAAGACCCTTGCCTTGGCCCTTGAGATCATGTTCACCAAGCCGTCCGCCGGCCTTTGCGCTTCTA ATAGCACGAAGTCACTGAAGCTGTTAGACAGCTCTTGTGAATACCAGATGACATACGAAGACAGGGACGGTGACTGGATGCTTGTTGGAGACGTCCCTTGGGA AATGTTTGTTGGCTCCGTGAAGAGGCTGAGGATCATGAGGACGTCGGACGCCAGTGGCCTCG GGCCGCGATTTCAAGCCAACCACAGAACCGCGGCCTCGACAAGAGGGAGAACATGA
- the LOC119324658 gene encoding probable voltage-gated potassium channel subunit beta: MQYNNLGRSGLRVSQLSYGAWVTFGNQLDVKEAKSLLQACRDAGVNFFDNAEVYANGRAEEIMGQAIRDLGWRRADVVISTKLFWGGQGPNDKGLSRKHVVEGLKASLKRLDMEYVDVVYCHRPDATTPIEETVRAMNWVIDQGWAFYWGTSEWTAQQITEAWGVANRLDLVGPIVEQPEYNLFSRHKVESEFVPLYNTYGIGLTTWSPLASGVLTGKYSKGNIPAESRFALDNYKNLANRSLVDDTLRKVNGLKPIASELGVSMAQLGIAWCASNPNVSSVITGATKESQIVENMKALEVVPLLTPEVLEKIEAVVQSKPKRLESYR, translated from the exons ATGCAGTACAACAACCTGGGACGGTCGGGCCTCCGCGTCAGCCAGCTCTCCTACGGCGCGTGGGTGACCTTCGGCAACCAGCTCGACGTCAAGGAGGCGAAATCCCTCCTCCAGGCCTGCCGGGACGCGGGGGTCAACTTCTTCGACAACGCGGAGGTGTACGCCAACGGGCGCGCCGAGGAGATCATGGGGCAGGCGATCCGGGACCTGGGGTGGCGCCGCGCCGACGTGGTCATCTCCACCAAGCTCTTCTGGGGCGGCCAGGGGCCCAACGACAAGGGCCTCTCCCGCAAGCACGTCGTCGAGGGCCTGAAAGCCTCGCTCAAGCGGCTCGACATGGAGTACGTCGACGTGGTCTACTGCCACCGGCCCGACGCCACCACGCCCATCGAGGAGACGGTGCGGGCCATGAACTGGGTGATCGACCAGGGGTGGGCCTTCTACTGGGGCACGTCGGAGTGGACCGCGCAGCAGATCACCGAGGCCTGGGGCGTGGCGAACCGGCTTGACCTCGTCGGGCCCATCGTCGAGCAGCCCGAGTACAACCTCTTCTCCCGCCACAAG GTTGAGTCTGAGTTTGTACCTCTTTACAACACTTATGGCATTGGGTTGACTACATGGAGTCCTCTCGCTTCAGGGGTTCTCACTGGGAAGTATAGCAAAGGGAATATACCCGCTGAAAGCCGGTTTGCCCTAGATAACTACAAG AACCTGGCAAACAGGTCTCTGGTTGACGACACGCTTAGAAAAGTGAACGGGCTCAAGCCAATCGCTTCGGAGCTTGGCGTCTCGATGGCGCAGCTGGGTATCGCCTGGTGCGCGTCGAACCCCAACGTGTCGTCTGTGATCACTGGAGCCACCAAAGAGAGCCAG ATCGTCGAGAACATGAAGGCCCTGGAGGTCGTCCCGCTGCTGACCCCAGAGGTCCTGGAGAAGATCGAGGCGGTCGTCCAGAGCAAGCCGAAGCGCCTCGAGTCGTACAGATGA
- the LOC119324656 gene encoding auxin-responsive protein IAA10-like isoform X1 produces the protein MRGPGGGVGPGEPPPAAEEVVEENSGGEEELELGLCLGSRKLQLLQQPAPPAPCRILTARDLQPAAALSPDSSVSSSSPAAAKTDDGPAPAASLGTLASGHPQSSFGVVGWPPIRTFRMNSLFGQAKDNASDAETKKAAADGSGSRKDKEEAEKKGRVPGWVKVNMDGEVIGRKVDLNAHRSYKTLALALEIMFTKPSAGLCASNSTKSLKLLDSSCEYQMTYEDRDGDWMLVGDVPWEMFVGSVKRLRIMRTSDASGLGPRFQANHRTAASTRGRT, from the exons ATGCGGGGGCCAGGAGGAGGAGTCGGGCCCGGCGAGCCGCCCCCGGccgcggaggaggtggtggaggagaacTCCGGCGGGGAGGAGGAGCTCGAGCTGGGGCTCTGCCTCGGGTCCAGGAAGCTGCAGCTGCTGCAGCAGCCGGCGCCGCCGGCGCCGTGCCGTATCCTGACGGCCAGGGACCTGCAGCCGGCGGCCGCGCTGTCGCCGGACTCCTCcgtgtcctcctcctcccccgccgcgGCCAAGACGGACGACGGCCCCGCGCCCGCCGCCTCGCTGGGGACCCTCGCCTCCGGCCACCCACAGAG CAGCTTTGGAGTGGTGGGATGGCCACCGATAAGAACATTCAGGATGAACAGCCTGTTCGGCCAGGCGAAAGACAATGCCTCCGACGCCGAAACCAAGAAGGCTGCCGCCGATGGCTCCGGCTCGCGGAAAGACAAGGAGGAGGCCGAGAAGAAGGGCCGGGTGCCCGGGTGGGTGAAGGTGAACATGGATGGGGAGGTCATTGGGAGGAAGGTGGACCTCAATGCCCATCGCTCCTACAAGACCCTTGCCTTGGCCCTTGAGATCATGTTCACCAAGCCGTCCGCCGGCCTTTGCGCTTCTA ATAGCACGAAGTCACTGAAGCTGTTAGACAGCTCTTGTGAATACCAGATGACATACGAAGACAGGGACGGTGACTGGATGCTTGTTGGAGACGTCCCTTGGGA AATGTTTGTTGGCTCCGTGAAGAGGCTGAGGATCATGAGGACGTCGGACGCCAGTGGCCTCG GGCCGCGATTTCAAGCCAACCACAGAACCGCGGCCTCGACAAGAGGGAGAACATGA